In Megalops cyprinoides isolate fMegCyp1 chromosome 12, fMegCyp1.pri, whole genome shotgun sequence, the sequence ATTGCTAAAGTTCACGTCTTCCTCTTCTTAGCCAAATTTTAGCAATCGTGTAGAAGACAGGGTagaagggaggcagagagggagagagattatCACAGCTGTAgagctgtgctgtactgtagcTTAGCAAAAGTGCagatttttatcattattcagCAGAGAGAACAAGCATGCTGTTAAACCCTTTTGAAAGAGATGCTCCCAGGCCACATGGGTGCGTGTGTTTTTATGCAATGGGAGAGCCCTCAATAGAAGGACATATTGATGAGCTGTCTGTGTCACAGGATCTCCTGGATGCCCAGTCTGTGCGCGTGGTGGTGGTGTCGTTCGGCTGTCAGGAGGGGGCTCGTTACTGGCTGGAGGAAACGGCCTGCAGATATGACATGCTGCTGGACCCGCAGAGGAAGGTGAGTTTCTGTGAGCCCGTCTCAGTTTATTCTATGTGGAGCcccaggcaatgtttttttgcagtgaCTTGTCACGAGTccaatgcattttgttttgtgtgtgcgcgtcacAGATTTACAGGGCGTTCGGCCTCGGAGCATCACTTACAAAAGTGTTGAGGTTTAACAACATGCTTCTCTATGCTGAATACATCCTGTCGAACTATGAGTTTCCTCGGGCCGCACCATCCATTGAGGACGACATGTATCAGGTAACCCTGCCAGGCTGTTAACCAATGGAGATACTTTGCCCGTgtcagctgatcctggatcagaatcagTAGTTTACCTTGTGTTGTTTGGTTTAGGATTGGGCCTTGGCAAGCCTGACTGTTGACAAGGGCAGACCGTAGCCTGTACTACTGAGGCGGTTTTTAAATTGGAGTATTTCGGGCTCCCTATGGTCTGTTTGATTTTTGGTTTGCTGTAGAGGATGGGTGTTAAACATTAACCAGAAGGCcatgtgtgttttactgtttcTTCATGCCAATTCTGCTGATTTTTGGGTTCCAATTCATTTTATAAACTGTGTTAcacaattttaatttcacagcatACAGGTCAAAAATAgagtaattaataaaaaaacactcccCCACATCCAGTATTTTACGCTGTTTTTCTTGATTGATTTCAGCTGGGCGGTGATATCGTTCTGGGTGAAACTGGGAAAGTGATATTCTCCCACTGCTGTATGAGTCCGGTGGACAGGCCTGCAGTATCGGAGATACTGGCTGCCATTACTAAGGAAAAGCCTCAGGTTTCACCCTGACTCCTATGAGCACCGGACAGGTCCTGACACTCTAACCCCGTATGGATTCAGTGGAATTCCACCGGATCTTTTCCATGATTCACAAAACCATTCATATAATTCTTTCAAAATGTGCTGCTACAGGCCATTGTGACAACTGTATTGTCACAAAACAGTTTTCAGAGTACATTTTCGcaaaaaccacacaaaacacaaagtcGGTTGgacaacagctgaaaaaattACTCCATGATCCCAGGAAAAGGCATTGAAGAGAAGGTCCTGGAAAACAGGAGGAGAACATAAACAGAGGAATACAGACGACAGCTTGTGAAACTAAATATATTCAATAAACATATTTCTCTTACTGTGTGTGGCATCTCAagtttgttgaaaaaaaagatgttttatctttttgtaAGCACAAACCCCTTAAGAGAAATGAACTTCAGAAGAGTCTGACAGTTGACTAACTTTGAAGAGATGTCAAATCAAGGTTGGTATTAAATGACCAGTTAAACCATGTGAATCGGCCTGAGAGTGCTGTAGGTCCCCGGGGCTCAGCCTGGGAAGTGTTGCTGTAGGCAGCCGACGCAGCCGTCCTGTTCATTCAGAACTCTGTCAGGCAGTGCAGGATTGGGAAACAAAACTCAGGCCTTTTCTGCAAGCCAAAATCTCGAAGTATCCTGTGACCAGTCTCGCTGGTTGGAGAGGCATTCCCATGTGGTGTACTGTTTGTTCTGGGGGTGGGACATCAGAGGAACCATCAGTCACAAACATCTCATGATCAAGAGTTGCAGGTCAGCCTCCTGCTAGAGCACAAGGATGGTACTGTGTGCATCTCCAGCAATCAGAAGACCTCCTGCATCATGTGTGCCAGCACCTTCTACTTCCCAAGAAGGGACATGAGGACAGAGCCAGTGCGACCTTTGAACTGTGGTTTTACACCCCCCCCACTGTTGGTATTTCATAATACTGTACAATGTCGGTTATATTTACTGGTGACTTAGGAACTGCAGTCACCACGGAGTAGTACATTTATATTAAAGCACAAGTGCTAGAATTATGGTAAGAGGTGGAACAGGAATTCAGAACATACCATCCGTCCAAACAATATAAGGGGCAGTCTTCATGATGTTATTTAAGGCAATCTATAGGATATGAATCCATCTTAGTATGATAAACCCAATGTGAACAGATCAATGTTAATTTCCTTCCATGCTGGGTGGagtgttgctgttgtaccctcggcCGTGACACCAAATTTGAAGTGCTTTAGCAAACGGTCACAGAGTAAATGGATAAAGggtaaaatgtaaatcatttaaCGTAACTCACCCCTGGTTATATTATAAATGAgaatatgaaaatgagaaatatacGAGAAAATGGTTAAAGGAGCTGGCAGGGAAAGGCAGTTGGTCATTCACAGAAGTTTCCAGGTGAAGAAATGaagatacatgtatatatgcagtTCGGGAAAAACAATCATAtataaaacatcacagctgCTTTACATAGGCTACCGTGAcacaaatgtatgaaataacCTCAAGGCTGAGGTAagtacatttcatattcaaataagTGTCCATATCCATAGGAGAACAGTACTGTCATTACAGGAAGTCATAAAATATGATGCAAGGACCCGCAATGGTGGCAGTGAAACACATCATCACAGAGAATGTCATCACAGAGAAGCACTATTGGTATTCATGGGTCTCTGCAGCTGGACCTCCCAGTCTTGTTTTGATGACAAAGGTTCATTTTTGTTTGCCACAGTTGCGGGTAGAGgatttattttagtttcttAGTGGGTTAAAGTGGTTCTCTGAGTAAAACCTCTACAGTGCGCTGTTTGTCCAGCTGTGTCTTCTGTGGTGCAAACAGTCAGGGCTCAGTGCTGATATGGACTGGTAAGTCAGTGTGATAGTCTGCAAACCTTACTGAAAAGCTGTACTACCATGGATTCTTTGTAAGGTTTGGTATGCACTGGAAAGAATTGTGTTGCTGAGGTGACAGAGTCTTTGGTACGATCTGTGGTCTGTCTGAATTTCCCTCTGAAATAACCATACCCTGTGGGTTAGACTGATGCTAcctgaaacacatacacaaagtgACCCCTTTTTGGACAGTGTGAACTGCACCACCTTGTCAAAAATTAGCATTGAGCCAGATGGCTTTGGGTTAAACATATTTGGAATGGACAAATTAGGAATGGGCAATGCTTAGCTGGAACATCCACAACCCCCCACATGACAAATCTGGGCCTGAACTGTAGAGGCTGGACTTTGTGCTGGACAGCTCAGTGACCTGAGATCTGCCCCATCGGACACTAACCATTTTGTGTGTCCCTAAATGACGCACAGTGTGGGCATGAGCCTGCAGTACAGACTACGACAGGTAGACCGTGATTGGTGGCAGTATGGAGTGTTGGtttgtagtatacttggcttttgtcagagtgcacaagttcatttgtggtagggcttgaatagtgttatgctcacactcactggtctgggagtgttgtgaacctggtctgacactgttgctcgtttaatTTGAATGGCTTATTGtgatgcaagttgctctggagaagagtgtctgctaaatacatgtaatctaatgtaatgtgatgtaatggttaCCTGACTGCAGTTGGATTCAGAGGTCTGTAGATTCAAATCTGAGGGTCCTTGTTGGTGTACATTGCTTCACCTGAGGTGCATTTAAGTAAATAATCCATCTGGGAATTAAGTGGTAATTTAAGAACGTCATGGATGAAAGAAGTCAAGACAGCAAGAGTTTATGATCATCAGAGACAACAGAGTGAGAGAATTTAACATCTTTAACACCAAAGGATCAAATCCACCAATGATAGTGACACTGCTCATTCACAAAGGCAGGTCTATCAGTGTAACTCTTCATCATGGCAAGGGCCCATTGTGAACCCTCTGACAGTCAACAAAGCTTTTCAGTAAGCCATGGTGGATGTCCAAGCAGTGTGATGTCAGCAcgcctgtgtttctctctggctTGCTGCAGTATTTAACCTTGAAAGGCTGTGGTTCAATGACATTCGGACATTGCAGCCCCACCTTTGGGAAGTGCATGTAAATGAACACAACCTCCTAAGCAAGGAGCTATGGAGGGGTATCCATCTATGGTTGAAAGAGACCAGGTCCAATGGAAGCAACCTTTTTGTCACCAGTCCAGCAGTTTTCTGCTTCCCATGTCTAATTGGCCCGGGAGATTGTACACTTTGTCAAACGCCTGCCGGCTGAAGCATCATTGCCACTTTGAGGTTTAATTGGACTTTTGAGCCCTGAGAAACGGCTAAGGGCATTCTGAGAGGAAACGGACCTTTTTGTCTTTGGGGGAACACTGTTCCCCTGTGCGCAGAAATAGCCCCTCGCCTCTCGAGAGCTCTTTGGGGAGTCCGATGCAGTATCCCTGAAGCAGAGGCCCCCTCTTTCCAGGCTGGAAGCCATCGAGATTTTCAGCGGAGCAGAATCGTGCCATTGTTCTGGCTCAATGGAAGACCCGCAGTGGAAAGGTTTCTCTGGGACAGCTGATGACCTCATTACCATCCGCTGCCTTGGTGCTCACAGCTTCTGGGTGGATTACACTACCTGCTATCAGACTATAGGCTACTTAACATGTAAATCAGATTGCTCTCATAGTTTTAcaatttggaaaaataatgcattcagaGTAAATATAGTTGTGTAAAATAGAACTCAGTAGAACCCAACAGAACTGAGACTGCTGTTACAGTGGGCATCTGATTCAATCCATTCTCTGCCAGTCTACATTTTTCCCATTGTGGTCATATCACCAGGGGTGTGTTCCAGGGGTGTAGAAAGGAGTAAACAAAAcgaatatatacaaatataatggTGTAGttgtttaatgatttatttttttaatgcttaaaaaaaatgtaatgtattgatatattaatatatttacatt encodes:
- the LOC118787347 gene encoding thioredoxin-like protein AAED1, chloroplastic isoform X3 translates to MSDRTLSHEPRAGRLSTETTLTDARTGEPVTLAKYLGRGEHVLLVLIRQFACLLCRIHLSDLEANQDLLDAQSVRVVVVSFGCQEGARYWLEETACRYDMLLDPQRKIYRAFGLGASLTKVLRFNNMLLYAEYILSNYEFPRAAPSIEDDMYQLGGDIVLGETGKVIFSHCCMSPVDRPAVSEILAAITKEKPQVSP